CTCCCCGCGTGATCGGCAGGACGGTGGCGATGCCGGCGGTCGTCGTGCTCCTGGTGACCCTCGTCGGCGGCACGCTCTCCGGCATCCTCGGCGCTCTCCTCGCCCTCCCCCTCGTCGTCGCGGCGAGCGCGTCGACGCTCGAGCTCCGCGCTGCCCGGCGCGAGCGCCGGCCGTCGCGCGATGGACGGAGACCGCGGGCCGGGACGGCCGATCGGATGACGCCCCTCGCCTCCGGAGCATGACGACGGCGCGGAAGCCGTCCGCGTCCCGACGGCGCGCCTCAGTCCGCGCGGAAGCCGACGGCCTTGTGCGTGCCGTCGCAGAACGGCTTGATCGCCGAGACGCCGCAGCGGCAGAGCGCGATCGTCCGGCGCCTGCGGGGGATGGGCGTCCCGTCGTCGGCGACGAGGTCGACGTCGCCGCGGACGAGCAGGGGCCCGTCGGGGCAGGCCGTGATGCGCACGGGATCGCCCGGCATCACGCGTCCAACGGCTCGGTCAGCGACGACCGACCGGCGCGCCACGCGTCCAGGATGTGCGCCCCGACCATCCCGTCGACGGCGAGGCAGGCCGCCGCGCCGAACATGATGTCGGCGAGGAGACGGGGGTCGTCCTCCGCCAGCGACCCGGCGAGGTCGCGCCCCGCGATCTGCTCGTGCACGGCGTCCGCCTCGACGTGCTCGTCGAAGTAGTCGGTCACGTCCTCCCCGAACCCGAGCCTGCGGAGCCCGTCGGCGGAGAAGCGGTTCGGGATGGACGAGGTCATCTCGAACGCGGCGAGGTGACCGACGATCGCCCCGAGCAGCCTCCGGTTGAGCCCGAACATCGACATCATGTTGAGCGAGGCGAGCGTGACGGGCGGGACGAGGTCGACGTACTCCGCATAGGAGTCGCTGAGGCCGGCGCCCCGCATGGCCTTCGCGAAGATCGCGGCGTGCACGCGCTCCGGCCGGCCGCCGCCGTACTCGTCCGACTGGATCTCCACGATCGCCGCCTTCGGACGGCCGGTGAGACGCGGGATCGCCCAGGAGTGCGGATCGGCCTCCCGCAGCGTGTAGACCGACCGCTGCACGAGGAACTCGCGTGCCTGCGCCGCCGTGGCCTTCTTCGCGAGGAAGCGGGCGAGGCTCGGGCCCGCGTCCTCGCCCGTCAGCGCGAACAGCTCCGAGGCGACCGCCTCGCGC
This window of the Microbacterium sp. AB genome carries:
- a CDS encoding iron-containing redox enzyme family protein; the protein is MSIATTEETAAVAPFHPRGPLSARVLSYLTDDDRPGEEALVRAARDAVAASDDVVRDGDLQVALFALYCSMYGTVEAFGADDEWDPALLRTRRVVEVAFERQLRRIVPQPALPAPTREAVASELFALTGEDAGPSLARFLAKKATAAQAREFLVQRSVYTLREADPHSWAIPRLTGRPKAAIVEIQSDEYGGGRPERVHAAIFAKAMRGAGLSDSYAEYVDLVPPVTLASLNMMSMFGLNRRLLGAIVGHLAAFEMTSSIPNRFSADGLRRLGFGEDVTDYFDEHVEADAVHEQIAGRDLAGSLAEDDPRLLADIMFGAAACLAVDGMVGAHILDAWRAGRSSLTEPLDA
- a CDS encoding CDGSH iron-sulfur domain-containing protein; protein product: MPGDPVRITACPDGPLLVRGDVDLVADDGTPIPRRRRTIALCRCGVSAIKPFCDGTHKAVGFRAD